The genomic stretch GTCCGCCGTCCCAAACAACTCTAGAGCACGGTGATAGACGCCTCAACGGGAACGCTCTGGATGATCGGCAACGGTGTATCTGGAAAGATGGGATGAAGGGTATATACAGGCCCTGCACTGTCCTCGCCATCAAACAGCATCAGGTTCTGAATTGGCTGTTCCCTCTGACCCAAGACGTTGATGACATCCTGAGCTAGCTGGCCGCCCAAAAAGGCAGTCACGGGTGCTAGCTCGCTGCCGAGGTTCTGAAGGAAGTTGCGGAGGACGTCAGCCTTGAGAGAGTCGGTAGGGAGCAAGAGCTCCTGGTGCTTTACGTTTGCAATGGTGGTAAACAGCGTGAGTTCTTGCTGGGTATGCGAGGGATAGATGCCGTGGCCGTTGCGTTGGTACTCCCATAGCGCACGCACGCATGTCAGTAACGGGTGTACTCTTTTCAGTCTCCGCGCGTTGTTTGCGATTTCGGCGGGGAGCGGACTGTCTTTGACTAGCATGAGTGGGCTGTAGACCTCGCGCTTGCTGACCAGCTCCACCACCTTTCCATTTTCCTTCTTGACTTGCACGCCCTTGACACTCCGCGTCGTACTCTCAGGACCAACCTGGGTGTCGCGGTTGCTCTTCTCGCGCTCAATGACAAAGTGGTGCTCGACGAGGTCGGCGAAGATGTAGCCGTACATGCCGTGCGAGGCGCCTGCGTAAAAGGGCTTCTTTGCTATGCGCGCGCCGGCATTGACTGCCGTGGTGGACATGAAGTCCATATCGGTGGTTATGATGATGTCGTAGGCGGCGTAGAAGTTTGGATCTTGCACATTGCGAATGTCCGTCGTGAGCGTCTTGACGGTGACGCGTGGGTTGAGCTTGCGGACCTCGGGGGCAGCTGCTTCAGCGCGGTTCTTGCCTACGTCGGCGTCGGTGAGGAAGAATTGGGCACCCAGGTCATCTTCGGTCACGACTTGGTGGTCGGCGAGGGTGATGGAGCCAATGCCTGCAAGGACGAGGTTCTTTGCGATTTCATTGGCGAGGGCTTTGAAGCAGACGAGGAGGATGTTTGCGGTGCGTATCTTCTGCTGTGCCTGAACGCCCCAGAGACGAATCTGGCGGTCGTAGAGGGCGATTTCGTCTACAGACGGGTTAGTATTGACTGACTTGCGACTGAGCCGCGCTTACCCGCAGAGATCTTGTCCGCCTCAGCAATGGCAGCCACTGTCTGGCCggcagcgtcttctgcagGCAGAGCGCCGTTGGCTGCTGGCGGAGGAATCGCGGAGGGCTCGGTCATGTCGGCCATTTTTGTCGCAATGGCTTTGTTCACGTCGCGTCACGTGGGCAGACGTGACAACAGCAATCAATGACTAGGCGATAGAGGAGAAGGAATTAGATGGATAGAATGGCTTACTCTTGCGGCTCGCAGCAAGCCAGCCGGTCGCGGTCGCAGTTGCTGTTGCTGTCGCAGTCGCAGTCGCAGTCGCGAGGTAAAGGCAGCTAGTGGTGACGGCATTAGCTGTTTTGGTATGGTAGCTATACCTGCCTAGTACCTACCGGTATGCGGCTCTGCAGGGCCCTCACTGGTGGCCCGCGCTAGCCTGACATCCCCCGCGAACGAGGCATCGCTGCCACTGCCACGGTCGGCATTGTTCCAAGACGTAGACGCCACCGCCGCATCCTGATGACCTCGACATCGACATCGACAAAGTGCCACCCTTCACCCTAACCACCCTAATCGTCCATAGTCTCCTGCAAACACAGAACCCACACAACCCTCCCGTTGCATCTCGTTCCTCAATGGGAGCGAGCGCCGACGTCACCAATGCCCAGACCGCCCTCGTCCCCGTCTCCGCCGCCGGCCTCTTTCTCCTTCACAGGCGGAGGCTTTGACTTTCCCCATGCCTCGACGTCGCCGCCAACCGTCTCCCGTACCACAATCACGAGCGCTTCACGCAGTGCCCTGCGCCCGAACCCCCAGCACACCCCGGCCCTCCACGATGCCGAACCCGCACCCAGACCCACGGCCAGGCGCACCCGCAACGCTACCAGACGCGGCTCACTCCACCGCATATTTGGTCCCCCACGTGACAGCGACGCGGTAGACAACCTCTCCAGACGCCCTCCCACGGCCAACCCCAACCGTCCCCGTGCCACGCCAAGCGAACGTTACCTCCGCCGCTCTCAAGCCCGCATCAGGGAACAGCGCTCCGCCGACATGGACTCGCCCAACGACGTGCTCGACTCGCTGAGCGACCTCCCCATCACCAACCCCTTCACTGCCCCCTCGTATGCCCAGTCCCGTCCCCGGAGCCCCATTGTGCAGGTCAACAGCGAGCGCCGCCACAAGCGAAGGAAGCTTCAACACGACTCCAGCGCCGCGCCCGAGTACATGTGCTTCAAGTATGGCCACAAGGGCCAGGTCGTGTCTGGACGGCTGAGGATGGAGATTGTGAGCTGCGACGGGGGTGAGCACCGGAGAGACAATCCGCCAGGCCTGTACAGGGTCCAGAATGTCCTGAAGAACGACAAAAGCGTCTATTGCAGTGAAAGCTCCCAGTGCAACCTTTTGTTGAAGCACATCGGGGAGGCTCCGTTTGCTCTGGAAAAGGTCGTCATCCGCGCCCCGGACCGTGGCTTCACTGCTCCGTACGTATATCTGCTCTTTGTTTAGAACCACGTTGCTAACATCACACCAGCGTTCAAGAGGGGCTTGTCTTCGTGTCCATGTCTGCAGACCATCTTCTCGCCGGCACATCAGCCTACAACCTCCGGTACGACAATCGGTCCCCGCTCATGTCACCTACGCCCAGCTCTCCAACCGAAGACAACGAACACATATCACTAAGGGAAGCCCTGCAAGACCCCTCGATATGGCAGTACTCCCATCAAGGCACTCAAGAAGACATGGAGGAACGCATCGAGAATCTCCGACTTCGCAGCGAGAGGCTGAACGCGGAATCGGTTGACTTGATATCGTCTTTGCGCTCCGACTCGGAACGGCGTCGGATCTTGCGCCAGATGGTGGAACATGAAGACGAAGCAGATGGCGACAACTGCGATCATGCGGGAGAGGAGTCTTATAGCGGTCCTGCTGGCGTTTCCGCACCCACTCCGCCGCCCTTCACCGTCACCACTGCTGCTAGTGAGGAGGAATCTTCAGACTCGAATGAGGAACAACCCAGTGCTGCCATCATGGCGGACCGGCTCCGGAGAGAAAGTCGTTGGCGTCCCGACAgtgatgacgatgacgatgaaaTCATTCCACGCATGGGACCCCTCCGCCGAGCACCAGCCCTCGATTACACTTCCATGGGCGAATGGAGGGAGAGAAGAGAAAGATATCTGGAGCCTATCCGCGCTTCGCGTGTGGCTGCACCGAGTCGCATTGAACCCTCTGAATCCTCACCAGACACCGATGTACTCATCCCGCCTCATGCGAGGTTCTTCATTGCGAAAAACAAAAACAAAATCACCATCAAGTTCCACCCTGCCATGTAAGTGGTCAATTCTCTACTATGATATGTTGAATTCATAATGACTTTTTCCAATAGCTCGGGGAGATATGTCCTGCTGAAGTTTTGGAGCCCGAAACATGACGGCAACATCGACATCGAAAGCGTTCAGCTCCACGGATATTCGGGTCCAAGATACTTTCCTGCTATGCAACCACGATAGATGAAAATATGTGGATATGGCTTGTTGGAAGGAAGTTGTGGGTCCATGTTCATGTGGAATGAATAAACGAATGACCTGCTTGCTATTCATTTGCTTGAAAGATGTTTCCAACATGTGGTTTACTATTGGCCTGGGAAGCTTGCACCTGGAAGTGTTTGTACAGTCATGTAAAAGCAATGATACCCGGAATATGAGCACACATGGTGCATGACTTGACAAGCAGTGAGTTGATGGCGATTTGCATGTATGCATGTGGCATGGCTATGGGTCAGA from Pyrenophora tritici-repentis strain M4 chromosome 1, whole genome shotgun sequence encodes the following:
- a CDS encoding Tymo-45kd-70kd multi-domain protein translates to MPRPPSSPSPPPASFSFTGGGFDFPHASTSPPTVSRTTITSASRSALRPNPQHTPALHDAEPAPRPTARRTRNATRRGSLHRIFGPPRDSDAVDNLSRRPPTANPNRPRATPSERYLRRSQARIREQRSADMDSPNDVLDSLSDLPITNPFTAPSYAQSRPRSPIVQVNSERRHKRRKLQHDSSAAPEYMCFKYGHKGQVVSGRLRMEIVSCDGGEHRRDNPPGLYRVQNVLKNDKSVYCSESSQCNLLLKHIGEAPFALEKVVIRAPDRGFTAPVQEGLVFVSMSADHLLAGTSAYNLRYDNRSPLMSPTPSSPTEDNEHISLREALQDPSIWQYSHQGTQEDMEERIENLRLRSERLNAESVDLISSLRSDSERRRILRQMVEHEDEADGDNCDHAGEESYSGPAGVSAPTPPPFTVTTAASEEESSDSNEEQPSAAIMADRLRRESRWRPDSDDDDDEIIPRMGPLRRAPALDYTSMGEWRERRERYLEPIRASRVAAPSRIEPSESSPDTDVLIPPHARFFIAKNKNKITIKFHPAISGRYVLLKFWSPKHDGNIDIESVQLHGYSGPRYFPAMQPR
- a CDS encoding ThiF, Dinucleotide-utilizing enzyme involved in molybdopterin and thiamine biosynthesis family 2, giving the protein MADMTEPSAIPPPAANGALPAEDAAGQTVAAIAEADKISADEIALYDRQIRLWGVQAQQKIRTANILLVCFKALANEIAKNLVLAGIGSITLADHQVVTEDDLGAQFFLTDADVGKNRAEAAAPEVRKLNPRVTVKTLTTDIRNVQDPNFYAAYDIIITTDMDFMSTTAVNAGARIAKKPFYAGASHGMYGYIFADLVEHHFVIEREKSNRDTQVGPESTTRSVKGVQVKKENGKVVELVSKREVYSPLMLVKDSPLPAEIANNARRLKRVHPLLTCVRALWEYQRNGHGIYPSHTQQELTLFTTIANVKHQELLLPTDSLKADVLRNFLQNLGSELAPVTAFLGGQLAQDVINVLGQREQPIQNLMLFDGEDSAGPVYTLHPIFPDTPLPIIQSVPVEASITVL